The DNA window TCAGTGAGCTCCATCTTAATGATATTGCAGAATCATGCTATGCTAAGAGAGTCGCATCTCCAtgaaatcaacaaaaattcaaataaaacaacGAACAGAATGAATTTTCAgataaatttagaaagaaaaacaactcGTTAAATCACTCGATCTTGGAGAAGCAATTAGAGTAGAGTAAAAAACTACCACAGGCGGCAAAAACTACAACAAACACAATATGGAAAACAAGGCATCCAAGTTCAAAAAGCAGAAATTGAGAACAAACCTTGAGGGAGATTGAAATGGAGAGAAACTGAGCTAGAGAGAAAAATCGAACGCAATGAAGAGCCGAGAGAGAAGACCCATAAGAGAgcgaaagaaaaattaagctaaattacaaaaagaaaaaacttgaaatttctttttaaaaaaaaataaaaaaaaaataattaaaaaaaaaacctttattCTCCCAAataatttctatattattattatatttatgaaattattcaaaattatttaaaatattgtaattgaaataaatcatggatatgtattttttaaaatattttattaaaggttaatcacaattttgaaaattttagaagaaaataatttttttttttaattaaatggcAAAATTTAGAGgtaattaatttagtatttaaaaaaaaaaaaaatcaaggtaGTGGCATTTCTGTAATTTCACGTAGAAAATTTTAGTggcatttttgtaaattttcaCGAAAGCTTTGGTTTTCTTCGgtggtgaaaaaaaaaatcccttcTGTCTTCGGCGTCGCCCCATTTTccgattctctcttttttcctgTTTCGCTCAATCTCACCCATTGTCGCGGTTCGGCTGGAACAGAAAATCAGATCTCCTTTTAGCTTCTCAATTTGGTAATCGTATTTAGTTGATTCTTGGTTTAGTGGATTTGTAACTTGTTTCATACGATCTTGTGTTTTAGGATGTTTACATCTTCTTTGGGattgtttctctcttcttctactGAAGCTCATTGGCAGTAATTGGCATAGCATATGAGGAATTTATTCacttttttgtcattttgatTGCAATGATCAGATAAATGAGCTTTATCCAGCTAGGAATTTGTTAAGTAGTTGAAATCCTGTTCAATTAGGTGCTTTCTGATTACTAGAATGTTATACTTCTTTAGCAGTATGAATCTTCAATCGGTGGATCAGACAAAGAAAATCTGGtcaaatttaatcaaatattaggAACTTAAAGTCAAATTCAAACTtcacttcattttctttcggCAAATTTTAGAATATCCTTGTTTGGAACTAGAATTTATTGAATGAAATGGATTATTGATAAATTTACTTGAAGTGTTGATTTTCTTTCATCATGCTTTGCAATGTATTTGCAAATGTGGGGGAATTAGACGGTTTGTTTATTTCAACTTTGTCTTGACTTTGTCTCAACGTTGCATTTTCTCGATATTTTTCCCCCTTTATTTTCCATAGATGTGCTGTTTGAACATGTTTATGTATAGCATATTGAAAAGcattaacaaaaatttgttgttattattgGATAGTGTGGtgttaaattttcaattttattgtttgagGTGGTGGTTATATTAATGGCCTAAAATTGTAGAACATTAAGGTGTCCCAGCTTTCCTTTCTATAAATTGTTGGAAATTTCACTCAAGTTTTCAATTCATAATGTCCCAATTTGAGACTGTATGAAGAATATATTTCTGTCAGATAACCAAAAACTGAATTGAGTTGAACAGTTTCTTGTCGAGGGAACATTCGTACTAATGTCTgaagaatatattttgttttgccCTATACTGATTGAATATGCATTATgatagaaattttttatgtgCTATTATAGGAATTTGGTTGGAACATGGATGGAGAAATCCCCAACATAAAGAGATGGGTAGTTTTGTATCCCGTCTATATTaattcaaagaagacaatagcTGAAGGAAGACGTATCGGTGTTAGCAAAGCATGTGAGAATCCAACGTGTGCTGAGATTGGTGATTGCTGCAGTCATCTCAAACTGCCCTTTGCTATTGAGGTTTTCTGGCAATGATCTGTCATTGATTAAATCTTCCCTTcctattaatttttgttctccCTGCTGTTTGTTTGGATTGAAGTTAGCTGCATCCTGCGTCGAGTTTATATGAGACTATGATCATTGATAGAATACGTTAATTCATGTTCTGAGCATTCCTGCAGATTGATAAAGCTTATCCTCGTGATTTCATGCAACGAGGGAGAGTGCGGGTTCTGCTGAAGAAGGAGGATGGAACTCTGTCAAATCCAGCTATTCCTTCCAGTAAGACTTATACTTGTCTCTTTGGACCCGTTTTATCccttgggaaaaaaaaaatagctgTCTGTTTCCgattaatattgaaatagtTATCTGTTTTTCATTAACAAAGTTATAATAAGCTATGAATCAAAGATATACTTATTaactaaagaaaaatactgcttctaaataatttctttCGACATTCTACACGTTTATGAAAATGAGAACTTGCCCTCCAGTTTGATTGAAACACCTATGTCTTGTAGGAAGCATAGAATCAATTTGAGAATTCTGTTTGAAGCTCATTTCAAATCGAAAGTGGTAACAAAGCAGTGCTATTAGGTCTTGAACTTTAATAGATTGTTAAACTTTCTATTTTGTATCCAGTAGGTTTCTAAACTTTCAGTCTCGTTTCTATTTTGTATCCAGTAggtttctaaactttcaatctCGTGTACAATAggtccttaatttttttattttatgtcaaATAGGttccctaaatttttaatgttaatgacttattatacattttctaaaatctatcatacaaaagttcaaaatttaggGTCATATTCAAAACgaaacttaattttatatcatatagatctattaatttattcctATTAGATGCAAGATTGAAATTCATGAATCTATTAAACATGAAATTATTAGACacattttagggtttagaaacTTGGGAGAAAACccataatttaacctaaaagtATCTTATTCCCCTTTTGAGTTCTTATTGTCAATGGGAATACCCTAATGATTACAACTTTACATATGAGGTATGTGGCTATATTGCAGGAAAACAAATGATGCTTCGTATAGCCGAACTTGTTCCTAGACATCCTGGAAGGATAAAGAAGCAGGAGCCTGCATCATCATCAACTGCAGGACCTTCAAAAGGCAAGGgtggaagaaagaagaaataattacATTATGTAATTGCAAGAACCAGATTGTTAGCAACCAGGCAAGCAGTTTCATATTTAGGTCttatttcttaattcttaTCAACCTTTGAGTATTGGCGCTCTGCCCCTGCCCCCATCCGAAACGAAAACTACACAGTGGGTTTGTTTTGaacaattttgtaaaatagtGGATCATGGAGTTTTACTGAGATGAATTTGCTGATAGGAGAAACGGATTATGGATGAGAATTAAGTTGAATGATCCACTCTTTTGCTTAAATCTTTCGAGATTGCCCGTCTTTGAATATGATCCAGGTTTCGAGATTGAAAAATGTGGAaatttctcaatatttttccaGGGTCGGAATCtggaaatatgaaaatattgagATCTTAGCTTATAATCTTGATCACAAACAGACTTGAAACTCTTTCCAGGTTTTGTGAAGATCAAGTTGTTTGTCATCTTCAGATTATTCAACATGAATTGGAGCTGTTCTTAGTGCACAGATACCTTCTTTTATACATATTGAATTTCTGGTGGTGGGTTATTTTGTGCCTAGTTTTTTGAGTTGATGCTTTCACATGACTATTGTGTGAGAATTGGGGCTTGAAAGACCAACGTAACTTAGGGTGCCATTGTTGTTATTTAACTCACAATTTGTAGCTAACTTGAAAATGTTGaagccataaaaaaaattacaggttttttaactttgttgaatgattttaattatttttgtgtcCGTAGTTTGTTGTGTTATTTGTAATCTTTGAGTGCTGAgaatcttttgataatttactCGCCTCTTTGATAACGTTTTGGTTCTTTTACGATATTGTTAATATGACTCGTACcaaggaaaaaaattatacactGTTGGAGTAATAGAATCGTCAAGTCTCGTGGTCAAGGATTTGTGAGCTTCTTCGGGTCTTGGAGATCGTTCAATGATTCAATTCTTTTGGCTATTGATGATGAAGGGTTGAAGCGATGTGAAAGTCGAAAATGAATCACGAGGACGATGGAGATGGATAAAAACATGATATAGGAGAGAGAGGGGATTTACGGTAAAACAGAAGAGACACCAATCCACATTAGCCCATTTGTTAACCGATACATAACTCTCGTATTTGGAATGAAGAGaatattttccttcattttgaATGACGCGGGAAACAATGGCTATAGAAGATGATGACGGTGCTGGAACAAGgtacaaatattattaaatattaaataatttcattatcgACTAACTATGGTTAAATATGAATCAAAccctttaataaaattattttttaaatctgaAAGTCTAAAATTACTATGAAAAAAggaattcaaaatattacaatatttttGTGTGTGTATGGAAGTAGGGGCAAAAAGGTAATTATGCTAATCATGGTTAATTTCCTGCTCATATTGAAAGAACATTTGAGATAGGATTGTTTGTCAAATGACAGAAACACCCCTGGGCTTTTTGTTCGAAGCTAAGACAAACCTCCTGCAAGAAAAACTACTCTCATTCCAGTACCTTCCAAGATTTGGAGCGTATAAAACAACGCCAACAGAATAAACAGATTTCAAAAATCccaaatcaaattttcaaagaagaagagaaaacgCCAGAGTGAGGAGCAGAATCGTCGATCATGGCGTCGGAGTCTTCTACCCAGGCCTACGGCGAGCCCTCGTATTGGGACAATCGCTATTCCAACGAATCTGGCCCCTTTGATTGGTACCAGAAGTATCACTCCTTAGCGCCACTGATCAATCTCTATGTCTCTCGCCATCATCGCATCCTCGCCGTTGGATGCGGCAACTCaggtttcttctccttctccatgTCCGCCTTTTTTGGATTGATTCTTCTGTACCAGATCTGTTAGTTTTCGACTATGTTTTGTATGAAAGAGGCGTTTGTTAGGATTACTTGTGGTTTTTGTTGCAGCATTTAGCGAAGGCATGGTCGATGATGGCTATGAGGATGTGATCAATGTTGATATATCCTCTGTTGTGATCGAAGCAATGCAGAAGAAGTACTGTAATTGTCCGCAGCTGAAATGTACGTTTCttgcttcatttttgttttaatttccGTTTTATCAATTTTCGTGTTTGAGAGGGGATATTTGGCTTATGGTTTTATGGAGCCTGGTTAGCGTAGTTTGGAATTAGGAGACCTAGTTTGTATCTAGATTGTGGAGAAGAACGAGCTGCGGTAATTTATTCTTTACTTGTATACTTCAGCGTTTGGTGTGTGAGTTTACGTAAGTTTGATTCATATACTCGAGCTATACGAACTTAATTTGTGAGCCAAATGCCCCGAGTTCTTTCCCTCTGTACTCCTTACAAAGAAATATTCGAACTACATTCTGTTTCTATATGATGTTGAATTATATTATCTATATATCATTTTGTACTGGATTATACAGTACACGAtgtaagttttgaaatttaattcgtGATTAAAGTATTCATCTATGTTCATTTTAATCAAACAGATGTGAAAATGGATGTTCGTGATATGAGTGCATTTGAAACATGTTCTTTCGACACTGTTCTTGACAAAGGTGTAGTACTCCATGTATATGATCCGTACATTGTTGTCTTGCTTTTCTATTGTGTGTGCACATGAGTGTGTTGTTTTCCAATTTTCTCTCCTCAACATTTTGATTGTTTCTATGTGATGTTTCCAGGGACCCTAGACTCTCTATTGGTGAGTGTCGAGCGttttaatatgtttattttttctacGTTATTATCTTATGggtaacttttaattttagtgcGGAAATAATTCACGACACAATGCAACTAAGATGCTTGATGAAGTTTGGAGGTAAACCGCAACAATGGACTATATGATTATCTTtcagttcttcatttttatgtataaattttctttcttgatctGTTCACTACATATTGAAGCAGTTGATGACAAAATATAGGGTCCTCAAGGAGAATGGAGTTTATATTTTGGTAAATTCTGTAGTTATTACTCTTCCCTGTTTCcttatatttgtttgttaatgTTATATGCAAGGATTAATCATTGTGTTTTGCTTCGAATCTGCAGGTTACATATGGAGCTCCCTCGTATCGACTAAGTCTACTGAGACGTACTTTCTCATTGATAAAGCTTCATGTCATAGGTTTGgtcaaaactaaatttaagttatttaGTGCTTTTAAGTCATTACAATCTGCATTTTTAGtctatttatttcattttggaGTTCAACGACAGCTGCACGGGCATATTCGGGGCCTATGCCCCTTGTGTTGTTTCCGTTCCACACAATGTCCTTACTTTTTGCAGGAGGTTTTATggtcaaaatatttatacctAAATTTTTTAGGCATTCAAACTTGTTATGATACGTGATCTATTTGttccatatttaaaaaaaaaacatcgtTTTTACGATCCAAGGAACTCGTATGCGCAGCTTTGGTGAGTAGCTTGTGCTGCTTAGTTTACATTTATAAACTATGTAGACCTTGTGGAAGCATCAGTTCTTTTCCCTCCTTAGCAGATGCttagagagaaagaaagactTCATCGCTTTTCAAACACCTGTAATAGTTTCCTCTGATGTCATCctcatctcttattgacaTCTTGCAGAGAAACTTATTTCAGAGAAAAGAACTGACCCTCCAAAATGGGACCTGTTGAAACCTGTTCCATGTGATAACGACGTAAGGGTACTCGATACCGTGCTCGGGCAGAATCCTGATGTCCACTATATATACATCTGTACTAAGGTTAGCATTCCCCTTTCAGTCGGCTGTTTCTAATAAAGCTAGAAAAGAACACCCTCCCCCCACTACTGTTGGAAGATGCATAAATTTTTGTCTTCGAGGTTAGTTTTCGTTTTAGCTGTGATCGTTTGGATTCGACTTTCTTCTTCGAACTTTCAGGATAGTTCTTTGAAGCCGGACCAAAAGCAGGATCTTGCTGTTGAGTGAGGGAAGGACCTGATAAAAGGCCAGTGTTTTCCTTTTAACTAAAATGTAGGAGTTCGTTGCAGTATTTTCGTTCTGTTAACATGATAGTAATTGAAGCATCACTTTTCTTACTGCATTTGATCAATAGCTCATCTTTGACGCCAACCTTCACATTCTCATGACTTTGTATTCCATTTGATCACATTTTAGATAGAGCTCAATCCACATGATGTGTGAAAAGTACGACACATGGATTTATATCTTGGATTGTGTTTACTTGATTTTTGGGTAGATGGATTTGAACTGATGCGTTCATCATCAGTGGCTAGTAGATAGATTTAGACTGAGGTTACATGCTTTAATCAGTTGAGCTATGCCGGTCATTTTTAACAAGTGGgtagagaaatttgaattgaGGTCCGACGCTTTAATCAGTTGAGATTTGGATGGAGGTCATATGCCATAATCAATTGAGGTATGCTCGATTGACTATTTAACTTCAAAAGTACGACAATGAATTTATATCTTGGATTGTGTAACACTTGATTTTTGGTAGATGgaattaaattgaaatcatGTGCTTTACTCCGTTGCTAGTAGATAAATTTAGACGGAGGTCACATGCTTTAATCAGTTGAGCTATGCTGGTCATTTTTAACAAGTGagtagagaaatttgaattgaGGTCTGATGCTTTATTAATCAGTCGAATTATGTTAGTCTTTTTTAACAAGTAGGAAGAGAGATTTGGATTGAGGTCGTATGCTATAATCAATTGAGGTATGCTCGATTGACTATTGAATTTGTATTAGTACTTAAATGTACGGTTTGTAATATGAGCggtagttaattaattttggataaTTGGAGTTTATAATGTGGGTGGCTACACATGAATCTACTTGCTAGTTCATGAAATTCCTTAGGTCTTGTTTATTCATAGCttcattttttagtttcatgtttcttaaatttatgcTTCTTTTatcccaatttttttaagtataattttcacatttattgaagaagcactttaatttttacaaaatatgaaaataaaaacaagtttttatGAACTCAATATCTCCttaataattgatttaaaCCAAACATATAAACATTACTTCCATTTatagtttgtttttttgtattgTTGTCTATTTTAtatcaatgttttaaaaaattaagtcaagttttgaaaaaaaaaaaaaattaaaaatcgaAACTCCTATTTAATAATCACTCAAGtctcatttaaaaatttgtatctTTTTCtcacaatattttaatcataattttaagttatacaatcatttaaattattNaaaaaaaaaaaaaaaaaaaaaaaaaaaacctatttttttctttagttttaaaaattttggttaGATTTTAAAGAAGTTTATCCACGTTCTTCCTAGAGAGTActtaattatgaatatatacattttttttatatatatataactactAATATTAGTTAAATCATCCATTTTGttaagagataaaaaaaaattaaaataaaagtgaatataaaaataatttagaatttgaagaacCATTTAACTTTTTTCTCCACTTTTAGGACCTAgcattttatattaaaataagtaaataataataataataaaaacttaaatattcaataaaaaaaaaataataaaaaaaataaNNNNNNNNNNNNNNNNNNNNNNNNNNNNNNNNNNNNNNNNNNNNNNNNNNNNNNNNNNNNNNNNNNNNNNNNNNNNNNNNNNNNNNNNNNNNNNNNNNNNNNNNNNNNNNNNNNNNNNNNNNNNNNNNNNNNNNNNNNNNNNNNNNNNNNNNNaaaa is part of the Cucurbita pepo subsp. pepo cultivar mu-cu-16 chromosome LG03, ASM280686v2, whole genome shotgun sequence genome and encodes:
- the LOC111789713 gene encoding signal recognition particle 19 kDa protein, coding for MDGEIPNIKRWVVLYPVYINSKKTIAEGRRIGVSKACENPTCAEIGDCCSHLKLPFAIEIDKAYPRDFMQRGRVRVLLKKEDGTLSNPAIPSRKQMMLRIAELVPRHPGRIKKQEPASSSTAGPSKGKGGRKKK
- the LOC111789751 gene encoding methyltransferase-like protein 13, with amino-acid sequence MASESSTQAYGEPSYWDNRYSNESGPFDWYQKYHSLAPLINLYVSRHHRILAVGCGNSAFSEGMVDDGYEDVINVDISSVVIEAMQKKYCNCPQLKYVKMDVRDMSAFETCSFDTVLDKGTLDSLLCGNNSRHNATKMLDEVWRVLKENGVYILVTYGAPSYRLSLLRRTFSLIKLHVIEKLISEKRTDPPKWDLLKPVPCDNDVRVLDTVLGQNPDVHYIYICTKDSSLKPDQKQDLAVE